The window cgatttggagccgaattcgagagTAAAAAAGGTAATTGAGGATTGACTTGGCCGtgaaagtttgaggtaagtgtttggtctaaccttagcttgagggattaggagttgagtcctatttgctatgtgataaatgttgagtacgacgtataggcgtggtgacgagtatctatacgttggtgtctagcatgaccgtgagtctttacaTTGTGAATATCCTGATTTTGTTGTGTTTTTCATGCCTTagtgatgatttctatatgttgtgaaaagcttgtgaaagaaattgtgacctttgaacttcgaggagcattggaTCGAGTTATATTATCAagtgtgaaagtatatgaaatgattAAATCCTTTGGAGCGTtagctcaagtggtaaagtgagttaagaagtaaaagtgaaagaaagagaaagagttattaaattactcccttgccgggatgtttgttgctttgttgattatctcccttgccgggatgctgagattattgatattgttcccttgcagggatttaactgtttaattgtgttcccttgcggggatttctatttttatttgtttactcccttgccctttgtttgtgattgttgtttgggtgaggaagagtgttaaatcacgaagggtgatgccgtgcattgtttgctatggtgaggaaagagtgtaaagcacaaagggtgataccctgccgtacgatgtaccattccgtaccggATATCATTGTATATGGTAAGGAATGAGAGTaaaaatacgaagggtgatgtcgtgcattgtttgctattgtgaggaaagagtgtaaagcacgaagggtgatgccgtgcacattgttattatatgattgatttggtgagtacgagagtaaaaacacgaagggtgatgccgtgcaaattgttgatttctgattcttgatgatattctagttatgttatTACTTTCCTCAATTGATGCTTTCTATTCGGAACCGTTATttcccccacaacatgttttccCTCTTCCCATATTTACTAGTTATTTATGCATtttactttccgctgtatatatttaaattgcacaagtttatttggtagtctagttctagcctcgtcactgcttcgccgaggttaggatagacacttaccagtacatgaggtcggttgtactgatactacactctgcactgtgtgcagatcccgaagcagcttacggacagtagttggagggcttccttctgtccacccggagacccaaggtagacctgcaggcgttcgCGAGCCCTGGCGTAtccctctatctctattccctgtttcattttctttcgttCAGAAACagtttattgtattttcttcaagCCTTGTTTGTAGTCACTCTTAGagagtctgtgacactgtgacaccaggttttggatATTGAGGTTTTGAAAGTTATAATAGACGTAGTCTTGAGTTATAAAATTTGTTGACTTctgcttatttatttaattccgctGTTTTTCATGTTATTGCTAGTAATTGAAAAACAAATTATTAATGAAAAaggtagttaagggttggcttgcctagctctcattagtaggcgccatcacgacccccgagggtggaaaatccggatcgtgacacttAATCTGCTAGCTATAGAGGAATGGAATAAGGCAGCCATATGTAAACTCCTTTGGAACCTGTGCAAGAAGAAGGATAGATTGTGGGTGCAGTGGATACATGTGTATTATAAGAAGCAGAATACATTGTGGGACACTGTACCAAAATAAGCCTCTTGGATAGTGCAGAAGATACTTAAAGCCAAACAATACTTTGAGGAAGCTGGCTATACAGAGGAGGATGCACTACAAGAAAGTATGAAATTTGCCACAAAATTTTTTGTTGCCATATATTGAATATTGTtgcaaaaagtacttttggcaaaAACAGAAAAGTTGTTGCATGTCGTTGCAATAAATGCTGATGGAAAAAGTTTTTGCAACAACAAAAGATATTGTTGCGAAAAGTTGCCGTAACGCAACAAAGAAAGTTGTtgcaataaattattttttggtcACACAATTGTGGCTTATGAAAATATTTAGCAACAACAATTATTGTTGcgataaaatattattttttcgcAACAATATTACTTGTGGCAAAAAAATTGGCGGGAGGGTAGTTAATAATCTGTTATAAAGGCTTTTAGCAACAAGTATTGTTGTGGCCATAAAATCACTTTTTGCCAACAATATTACATTTTTTGTTGTACaactaacaacaacaaatatGTAGTTGCTACATAAACAATTcacattttaaatcttttaaaacatcacaaatgtatatataaaaattaatatatgATATATATTTGGAAAAGTCAATACACCTGAAGCACAATGTGTTTACATACTTTCAAAACCTACCACTAAAACATATGTTTTTACTTGAAAAAAGAACAAGAACATCTCCAGAGTCATAATTTCTAATCAAATAACAACTCCATAAGTAAATTTTCTTCTAGTAGCTTGTACATCCATGAACCATATCGCCATCTATATTGGTTTACTCATGCTCATCCTACAAAAGaatataaattataattatatcttttataaataaaaactataaaGTACACAAGTATGGATCAAAAGAGAGAATAAGACAGAGAAATGAACAAGAATGAGTGAATCCATTGTCTGGCTGATGGTTATTTAAGAGAATCTTGTTAGGTTAACCACATAGTAGTAGTAGTTGATTCATTTTTACAAGCATATAACCGATTTAGAAGAGAGGAAAATGTTCTTCAAGCCCACACTGTAATCCGGTATTTACTCTTAAATAAACAAATTTTGACTGAGGATGCTATCCTTTATAGCAACCTTTCTTGACAGATATTATACAATTGTGCTCACCAGTAGAGAAACTATTAGTATCCATAGATGCTCCTTGACTTCATGGCCATGGGTGGGAGTGGGAATGCTATCTTCAGACATATGTTCAGTTTCTAGTAATATACTTCGTCATTAGTTAAGCTTGTCTGCATGTTTTGACTACCCATAAGCTAGTAGACTAGTTAACAGTGGTGGTATTAGACCTTCTTGATGTACACTACTTTGCTAGAATCAGAAAACTGAGAAGCTTCATCGTGAGACCAGAATATAGTAGAAGAGCGCTAACTATGTACTATAGATTTTGCATATCGCCACAAAATCacattagatctggcttctttattttcttttactttgtttCTCCAAATTATAAGATATTCTCTGTATATAACTTTAGTCTAGAATCTTTTAAAAGCCCAAGATCAAACAACTTTTCATTTTGATATGATATGACTGAGAACCAAAAGAATTGCAACAGAAAACTATAAAGCCTAAGAACAAGCACATCACCTTTCAAAGGTCCAAGATCAAGCAACTTTTCTTTCTGAATTGAGAAGAATTCAAATATGACAGCGAACAATATCAATCAAGGAATTTACTTTTACAAGAGTTAGACAGAGTTTTCTTACCGTGATGTCATCCATAAGTCTTGAACAACTTGTAACATATTTTTTGAAATGATCATGGAGCCTACTACGACGATATCTATATAAATTATTAGCTGTTTTAAGGATAGTATCTCGATTGTGTTGTGTGTCTGGAAGTTGGAAGGTGTCCTGAATTCAAAATAAACTTAAGTGAGCTTACTTAAAATAGAGTTGTGATTGTCTGCCAATGAATCGAGGACTGTTTCAAAGTCATCTTCTCTATATTTGTATACTTACACTGAGAGTTTTCTTATGTTTActaaaccaacaagaaaattcTAAGGGAACAGAGTGAATTACCAGCATATGAGCAACAATCCTATCTTTTGCTATATCAGGAACTTCCTTCCAATTCTTGACATCATGCCTAGCATTATGCATAACTTTAACAGAGAGCTCAGTAATGAAATCATTAGCTCCAGGACCTACTGCTACAGTTCGATCTGGTGGAATAATCACCTTTAGCTTTCCATTGTCACTATCTTTGCGTTTCTTTTGGATTGAAAGTCCTGTTGTCTTccctcttccttttctctttttgccTTCAGCTATATAAGGAAATATTTAGATGTATAGTAAACATAACATATACAAGCTAGAGCTTTTATAGGGCagaattttaacaaataaattaaCTTACCCGGTGGCGGGTTTGAGATTACATCAACAGTTTCATCATTGTTAGAAACATGCACATCCGTCATCATGATATGCTGcaacatatttaaaaaaattgtATTATTGGACTAGTCGAATGTACAAGTGACAGAAGTAAAATACTaagaaagagacaatatattttcagaaaccgAGAGAAACAAATCAATTGAAAGCAAAAATTATAAAGAAATGacagaaatagaaaaaaaattaaccatttcGGCAAGGTGATGGAAATATTTCTGTGAAGAAAGCGATTGAAATAGGCAAAATTATCTTAAAGACTAGTTGAAAATTACAACCAGTCATCATCCTCAATTTCATCAAACTCATCAGAAAGATATTCTTCATCTGCATTGAAGTCATATCCATTTTCATGATTAGATTCATCAAAAGCTTCTAAGTCTACTTCTTCCTCATTACTTAGAGAAGGGGCATCTACACTCACTCCATCAATGTCTTCTCTTTGTATTTTAATAACATCATTGTCGGGCTCTATTTGAAGATCTACTTCTCCTCTTTCAATCAAGTCAATCAGTTGATACGACTCCGTTTCATCTTCTTGTTCGGGTAAATCAAACAAATTCTGTGGTCTTACTCTTACCACAGCATGCCAATTCTCATTTTGATCGTGTTTAACATAATACACAGATTGTGCTTGTGAGCCTAAAATGAATGGATCATTTGTATAATGGACTCGTGTCACATTTACACATATGAATCCATATTCATCCCTTTTATAACCTCTACTTTGACTACGACCTTGAGTAGGAACTTCAAACCAGTCACATTGGAATAATATGACTGAATTATTATCCAAATATTGTATCTCTAAAatctttcttatctttccataaTAATCAACATTTCCTGTATGTTCATCACTTTTCACAACTACACCACTATTTTGAGTTTTCAAACCTAGCTCAGATTTCATTGTTCGAAACCTAAACCCATTCATGATATATCCATTATGGCAATAAGCACGAGGATCTGGACGTCTTGCCAAAGCTAGTAATCCACTGGTAATTCGGCCATCACCATTTTCTTTTAACTGTACCACCTATAATATTTCAATTACAAACTCACAAACATTAAtactatttaaaaaatataatttacaaattatcctaaataaaaataaacaagcattaaatgaTATAATTTACCTTTTTCTCAAACCACAAAGGAAATTCCTCCTTGTGCCTCTTGAAAACATTTCTAGTATTCTCGTTCCTTAATATTTCTAAGTGTTGCCTATGGAATGTGAGcatttaataaaatcaaaataaataatattaaaacatagTTGTTGAGATttccataaaaataaaaggatgTAAACTAACTGAAAGGTATCTTACTCAATCCAAGGTCTGACTTCATCACAATTTTGGAGGATATAAAAATGAGCTTGATTGATTTCATGAGTGCTCAAGTTTATCCAATCACCCCCTACTAAAGGCTTACCACGACAATTAAATACAGATAAACCATTTGGTTCGATATTAGAAGAATCAAAATTTCTATCCGGACGATTTTGCTTTGTCTCCATATCAGTCAAATATTTGGAACAGAATATCATGCACTCCTCAACAAGATATCCCTCGGCAATTGATCCTTCCGCGCGAGCTTTATTTCGTACATAACCTTTCAAGGTGCGCAAAAATCTATGACGTAAAAATAGATCAGTTCTGCAACAAATTTTAACTAGAAGAGAAACTAAAGGAATAGTTTAGAGGAATACGAATCCAACCTTTCAATGTAATACATCCATCGAAATTGAACGGGACCACCCAACTTAGCCTCCATTGCCAAATGAATTGCCAAATGAACCATAACATCAAAGAACGTTGGCAAAAACACACGTTCTAATTTACAAATTGTCACCCGTATACTTTTATCTAGTTGATATAACTTCTCCACATACAACTCTTTTTATCGCACAAATCGCTAAAGAATAATGACAGTTCAACTAATAGATCACATGCATCCTTTGGCAAAATCCCTTTGATGATAAGTGGAAAAATGCGTTGAAAAAAAACATGGTGGTCATGACTTTTAAGTCCGAAAATTCTTGCTTCCTTAACATTGACACAACGACTAATGTTAGAAGCATAAGCATCGGGAAACTTGACTTCTTTAATGAGCTGACAAAATTGAATCTTCTCAGTTTTAGACATTGTATAGCTTGCTGGAGGAAGTATGTACTTATTACCACTTTTTATTGGATGAAgggttttttttattttcatctcttgTAAGTCCAACCGAGATTTTAATGTGTCCTTTGtttttccttcaatatctaaTAACGTTCCTATCACACTTTCACTGATATTTTTTTCTATATGCATCACATCCAAATTATGTCTTAACAATAAAGTCCTCCAATATGGGTTCAAAGAATATACTTTTTTTCTTCCAATTGTCATATCTTATTGTATctcgttttctttttcttgtgatgCCGTCAACTAACATTTGTGAGGATGTATTAAGTTGTGCAAGCACATCATCTCCACTCAAAGCTTGTGGTGCAAGTCTTTCTTCCTTTGTGTTATCAAAAGAACTTTTATTTCGACGATAGGGATGATTTATTTCCAAGAACCTACGATGACCCATATAGCATTGCTTGCGACCTTATTTCAAGTAAATAGAACAAGTATGTATATAACAAATCAGACAAGCTAATTTACCTTTAGTGCTCCAACCGGATAAAATACCATAAGCTGGAAAGTCATTAATTGTCCACAATAAAGACGCACGTAAGAAAAAAATTTGTTTCATAAAAGCATCATAAGTCTCAATTCCACTCTCCCACAAGGTTTTCAAATCATCTACCAAAGGTTGAAGATACACATCAATATCCATACCAGGTCCTTTTGGTCAGGAATAAGCAAAGACAACAAAAGATTTGATTGTTTCATGCATAGCCATGGGGGGAGATTATATGGGATCAACACTACCGGCCACATACTATAAGCATTACTCATTGAACCAAAAGGATTAAAGCCATCTGAAGCAAGCCCAAGCCTTACATTACGTGGATCTGAAGCAAAACTTGgatatttttcatcaaaatttttCCACGCCAAGGAGTCAGCTGGATGTCGTAAAATTCCATCATCGACTTTCTTATTTTTATGCCATCTCATATCTTCAGCGGTACGTTTTATCATAAACAATCGTTGTAATCTTGGTATGATAGGAAAATATCTAAGAATCTTTCTAGAAATTCCTTTATTTCTCTTATTCGAATTTTCTGAAGCAACCTCTTCATCAGTATGTTCTCCTTTTCTTACCATCCATCTTTTCTCACCACATTTAGGGCATTGCTCAAGATCCGCATATTCCTTTCTATATAAAATGCAATTATTAACACATGCATCTATCTTCACATAATCTAAACCCAAACCTTTAATTATCTTTTGAACTTCATAGATAGAATTCGGAAGCATATTTCCTTTGGGTAAAACATCACTCAATAGTTTCAATAAAGAGTCAAATGAGGTATTACTCCAGCCATGTAGACACTTCATTTGAAAAAAACGCATTACAAACGAGAGTTTGGAGAATTTTTCACAATCAGGATATAATTTTTGCTCTGCATCTTTTAATAATCTATAGAAAATTTTATCTTCTGTATTAGACTCTTCAGAACTAGACTCACTGTTCTTATCAAACTCATGACTATGAGAGGGAATACCACGATACAAGTCATGCAACATTTCAAAAGTGGAAGCATCATCATTTCCTATATCTGAATCTGTACCAACATTTGTTCCATCATCTGAAGATGAATCCGACTCACCATGATAAATCCACCTATCATATGTTGAATCTATTCCCCGTCTAAGTAAATCTGTCTTTACTTCTTCTCGCGTTTTCCAAAAAATATTGTTACACCTAATACACGAACATTGGATTCTTACACCAACATTAGAATTAGAAAATGCGAAGTTTAGAAATTGTTCTACACCATTCAAGTATTGAGGTAACGCCCTATTCTTAATGAATATCCAGCTCTTATCCATCATGTACTTGcctataataaaatataaaagtaaaactaTATGATTGTCTTTCTCTCTATTTTTTATTATCTGTTGTATCGGAAAAAAATTGATTAGAAAATTACTTAGAAACATAAGGCTTTGAGTTGAACTGAAAAGCCAAATAATTAGAATTAGTGGACAAAATTAGGCAAACAAAAGTTCCACTTTGAGCTATGCATATTAGGCAAACAAAATTTTTACTTTGAGACTCTTGTTTATTGTGGGAATCACGGAAGTATTAATGTCTAGACAGAGTATATGCCCTTCTTAAAAAATCGCATAGGAGCACCAACGTGATTCGATTCAGCTATGGTTGGACAGTTTTTCTCTTTCACACTTTCTCAGGAATTAACAGAGTGTAAGGGAATGAAATActtattttctaaaaaaattcttttctcaaaaaatagaataatataaatacttAGTAAAACAATACATTTTTTCGAAGTTGAAAGCATCTATAATTGCAAATTACTCATACTACAACCAGTGTAACTAGAAATACTCCACGCTTTTGATGAGTAATCCAGAATTTACTTTACGTCGGATTCAATAATAgcaatacacaacaacaacaacaacaacaataaacctaGTGTatttccacaagtggggtttggaagggtagtgtatacgcaaaccttacccctaccttcaataggtagagaggttgtttccgatagaccctcgtcTAAGGATAGAATGAGaaataatatattaaatattCTAAAGTCCAAATAAAGAAATCTACAATTTTTTATTAAAACTTCACAAGATGTTAGTACTAAATGAAGGACACTTTAAATGGATACATATATAGTGGCTTCAATATTCCACCTTATTGTTTTGATGAAATTTTTGAAATTAACTTTCAGAGTATTTTGGGTAGAAAAGAAAGGGTAGAACCATTCGTGGAATACATATATCTATTGAAGATTAGTAATCACCTGCCAAATTATTGAACAATTGTGATATCCAGCAACCATGACATAATCAGCATAGATGAATAGCAATAGACATGAATAAAATATTCAAGAACCAAAAATTAGACAGGGGACATAAAGAAAACTTATGAACCAGACCAACACCAGAAATAACATCAAGTAATTGATAAACTTCTCACAAAATTAGTATTAAAACTTGAAGTGTAAATCTATTGACCTTCAATATAATCTATTAACTTCGAGAAAATATTGTTTCACATTCATATGAAAGGTAACAGAAAAGATCCATAATTCATATGAAAGGCAACAGAAAAGATCCATAATGCtacaagtaacaacagaaaagaTCCATTCATATCAAGAACAAGAAATTGGACAATGCTAAAAGAAAAACTTTATGAAAAGTTTCTTTTTGAAAACGGTATTTTCATTATTCGGTGAACCACCAATCGATAAAGCAATTTGAATAGGGTTCTTACCGATTCTTTTCCGATCAGCAGTAATACGACGCAGCAAGGAGGATGAAGCAGAGAAGGAGCTCGTTCAAGAATAGCAGATAAAAAAAACCCTAGCCAGATTGGTTACTAGAGAGTGCgctaaaaatttgagaaaagttaTTAAAAGGGAAAAAGTTTGCCGCGTTTAATTTTGGCGGAAAACTGGAAAGTTTTAGGCCACAACCCACAACCCACGAACCTTCTTGATAAAATATTATGTATTGCCAACAAAAAGATTTTGTTGTTGCAAATTCTgtttatattttaagtttatatatTATCTTAAAAGTTCTATTTTTTGCAACAACTAAAATCAGTTGTTGCCATTTATTAAATTCGGCAACAATACCATAATTGTTGCtagaatatttttaaaatttaaattttattatctGAACCATAGAATATGACAACAAAATTAATACGGTTGCCAACAATAAAAATTTGTTGCAAAATTTTTTATTCTATAGCAACAAATTTGTGGAATTGTTGCCATTTATCCATTTTTACCAACAATATTTCAGTTGTTGCTAAAACATTGTTATAAAttccatattttcttgtagtGATGTAGAGGAGATGAACAACTTTTATATCAAGAATATGTATGGGTAACTGAGGGGTGAATTTGATAGAGTGCCATGGAGGAAACTGGTGCACAGCAGTGTCGGAGTACCAAAATGGAACTTCATAGTCTACCTAGCTGCACACAGAAGATTAATGACAAAAGACAAGATGAGAGGTTTGGGCTATGTGGAAGATGTAACATGTTCTTTATGTAACAGTGAGGAGGAAACAGTGGATCATCTGTTTTTTAAATGTACCTATGCATCAATAATATGGACAGCAATGCTGCAATGTCAAGGGATTCAGAGACAACAAATGATGTGGGGAAACGAGCTTGAATGGGCAGGGAAGTACTACAGAGGGAGGAGCACAACAGCTAAGCTATAACTTGTGCTGGTAGGAACACTGTATTACATATGGCAAGAGAGAAATGGTAGGATTTTCAAAAAAGTTCAAAGATCAGAAGTCACTCTAAGCAGAGCAATTACGCAGGATATGCATGGGAGAGGAGAAAGTAAACACATGATACAAAAAAGATTACGGGAACTCAACTACGCAGAGCAATTACGCAGGATATGCATGGGAGAGGAGAAAGTAAACACATGATACAAAAAAGATTACGGGAACTCAACTACTATCCTAGTATGTAAGGTTCAGTCTATAGGTAGTAGTTAGATTAATATGTTCTTGTAATTGTAGTTAATGAAGGCAGAAGTGGAGCTAAAATCTGGAATGTATGTCCAGATTAAGCTCGAGTATAGTATGTACATATTTGTTGAGAAATGAaattttaattaccaaaaaaaaaaatagtcatttaattattttcttaatttttaggTATTTAAAATCTACTATATTTTGTTTACCAAAcccttccttatttgaactatgtacaaATTCTTAATCTTTAAAACTCTAAAATCTATTCAGATTTTATTACTTCAATTAAACACAAACGTAGAGAATAAATACATAAAATCGATCACTGACATAAATATCTCCACTTTTATGCAAGTTACCTTTACATATATAAACCAATTGAATGGAATAGTCATTAAAAGATAACAATACTTACGTAGACCTGTTGGTAATTAGAACTTTTGTTAATTGAATGCCTtacattaaaatatatatatatataaatacatgcGCAACGCACGTATCCTAAGactagtataatatatataaagagagagaggagtcctaaaataaaaatacattcaTGTACaaattgaaaataggaaaaatatcACATATTTATTGGAAAATATCAGACTTCTTTAGGGCAGAGTTTCTTACTTTATTTAGTAACTAAATTAATAAGATCAGTAATCATTATTTCTAAAAACTTatatctttttctttaatttttcatttaCTAAAATcgaacataatttttaatataaaatttatgtaattcTTTATAAAATTTATACTCATTAAGACGaagtacacgcgcaacgcgcgtccCCTAAAGactagtttttaaaaaaattaaaactattatgtatatgtatatatatatatatatatatatatatatatataacttcatATAAAACTCAAATTGTGCATAAC of the Nicotiana tabacum cultivar K326 chromosome 7, ASM71507v2, whole genome shotgun sequence genome contains:
- the LOC142161969 gene encoding uncharacterized protein LOC142161969, encoding MDAVIRQIVEEIKQDIIEAFELKLDELIDKYDRELEEINNKLDTLMMYARFDNLADEDVCPSGKYMMDKSWIFIKNRALPQYLNGVEQFLNFAFSNSNVGVRIQCSCIRCNNIFWKTREEVKTDLLRRGIDSTYDRWIYHGESDSSSDDGTNVGTDSDIGNDDASTFEMLHDLYRGIPSHSHEFDKNSESSSEESNTEDKIFYRLLKDAEQKLYPDCEKFSKLSFVMRFFQMKCLHGWSNTSFDSLLKLLSDVLPKGNMLPNSIYEVQKIIKGLGLDYVKIDACVNNCILYRKEYADLEQCPKCGEKRWMVRKGEHTDEEVASENSNKRNKGISRKILRYFPIIPRLQRLFMIKRTAEDMRWHKNKKVDDGILRHPADSLAWKNFDEKYPSFASDPRNVRLGLASDGFNPFGSMSNAYRPGMDIDVYLQPLVDDLKTLWESGIETYDAFMKQIFFLRASLLWTINDFPAYGILSGWSTKELYVEKLYQLDKSIRVTICKLERVFLPTFFDVMVHLAIHLAMEAKLGGPVQFRWMYYIERQHLEILRNENTRNVFKRHKEEFPLWFEKKVVQLKENGDGRITSGLLALARRPDPRAYCHNGYIMNGFRFRTMKSELGLKTQNSGVVVKSDEHTGNVDYYGKIRKILEIQYLDNNSVILFQCDWFEVPTQGRSQSRGYKRDEYGFICVNVTRVHYTNDPFILGSQAQSVYYVKHDQNENWHAVVRVRPQNLFDLPEQEDETESYQLIDLIERGEVDLQIEPDNDVIKIQREDIDGVSVDAPSLSNEEEVDLEAFDESNHENGYDFNADEEYLSDEFDEIEDDDWL